A genomic window from Streptomyces sp. HUAS YS2 includes:
- a CDS encoding ABC transporter ATP-binding protein — protein sequence MATDLHRAVKTVGLTRSFDGRPVIDRLDLTLRHGEFTALLGHSGCGKSTLLRILAGLDREISGTVLVPKRRAVAFQAPRLMPWKRVWRNVLLGLPGRPEREVAERALEEVGLGHRSGAWPKTLSGGEAQRASLARALVREPDLLLLDEPFGALDALTRIKAQRLVDEVWQRRGCAVLLVTHDVDEALLLADRVLVMRDGVIAYDSPVTLDRPRDPGDRAFAAHRSRLLAELGVDEPVRSAA from the coding sequence ATGGCGACCGACCTTCACCGGGCAGTGAAGACCGTCGGGCTGACCCGTTCCTTCGACGGGCGGCCCGTGATCGACCGGCTCGATCTCACACTGCGGCACGGCGAGTTCACCGCCCTGCTCGGACACAGCGGCTGCGGCAAGTCCACACTGCTGCGCATCCTGGCCGGGCTCGACCGGGAGATCTCCGGCACCGTACTCGTACCGAAGCGGCGGGCCGTCGCCTTCCAGGCACCGCGGCTCATGCCGTGGAAGCGGGTGTGGCGCAACGTCCTGCTCGGACTGCCGGGGCGGCCCGAACGCGAGGTCGCCGAGCGGGCGTTGGAGGAGGTCGGTCTCGGGCACCGTTCCGGCGCCTGGCCCAAGACGCTCTCCGGCGGCGAGGCGCAGCGCGCCTCGCTGGCCAGGGCGCTGGTGCGGGAGCCGGATCTGCTGCTGCTCGACGAGCCGTTCGGTGCCCTCGACGCCCTCACCCGGATCAAGGCGCAACGCCTCGTCGACGAGGTGTGGCAGCGGCGCGGCTGCGCGGTGCTGCTCGTCACCCACGACGTCGACGAGGCCCTGCTGCTCGCCGACCGGGTGCTGGTGATGCGGGACGGCGTCATCGCGTACGACTCCCCCGTCACGCTCGACCGTCCCCGCGACCCCGGCGACCGTGCCTTCGCCGCCCACCGCTCCCGGCTGCTGGCCGAACTCGGGGTCGACGAGCCCGTCCGATCAGCCGCCTGA
- a CDS encoding ABC transporter permease, with translation MTVGHAPPDISVISGDPPALESLTAASTSRRRTVPRWLRRTVGPVSLLVLWQALSSTGVLPADTLASPGTVARAAGGLVADGTLPAAMGVSLQRVAVGLLLGGLVGITLALVSGLSRLGEDLVDATVQMLRTVPWVGLIPLFIIWLGIGEAPKVALIALGVAFHLYLNVYAGIRGVDAQLVEAGQSLGLGRWGLIRHVVLPGALPGAMTGLRYSLATAWLALVFGESINADAGIGFLMNQAREFFRTDVIVVCLVVYAFLGLLADAVVRTLERLLLQWRPTFTGQ, from the coding sequence ATGACCGTCGGCCATGCTCCACCGGATATTTCCGTCATATCCGGTGACCCTCCTGCTCTCGAATCCCTCACCGCCGCCTCCACCTCCCGCCGCCGCACCGTCCCGCGCTGGCTGCGCCGTACCGTCGGGCCTGTCTCGCTCCTCGTGCTGTGGCAGGCGCTCAGCTCCACCGGGGTGCTTCCCGCCGACACGCTCGCCTCGCCCGGCACCGTCGCCCGCGCCGCCGGCGGGCTCGTCGCCGACGGGACGCTGCCGGCCGCCATGGGCGTCTCGCTCCAACGCGTCGCGGTGGGGCTGCTGTTGGGTGGTCTCGTCGGAATCACGCTCGCGCTCGTGTCGGGGCTCTCCCGGCTCGGCGAGGACCTCGTCGACGCCACCGTGCAGATGCTGCGGACCGTGCCCTGGGTCGGTCTGATCCCGCTGTTCATCATCTGGCTCGGGATCGGCGAGGCCCCGAAGGTCGCCCTCATCGCGCTCGGGGTCGCCTTCCACCTGTACCTCAACGTGTACGCCGGGATCCGCGGCGTCGACGCCCAACTCGTCGAGGCAGGGCAGTCGTTGGGGCTCGGACGATGGGGGCTGATCCGGCACGTGGTGCTGCCCGGGGCACTCCCCGGGGCCATGACCGGGCTGCGCTACTCGCTCGCCACGGCGTGGCTCGCCCTCGTCTTCGGCGAGTCCATCAACGCCGACGCCGGCATCGGCTTCCTGATGAACCAGGCGCGGGAGTTCTTCCGCACCGACGTCATCGTCGTCTGCCTCGTCGTCTACGCCTTCCTCGGCCTCCTCGCCGACGCTGTCGTCCGCACTCTCGAAAGGCTGCTGCTGCAATGGCGACCGACCTTCACCGGGCAGTGA
- a CDS encoding secondary thiamine-phosphate synthase enzyme YjbQ, producing MSTTFTTRVLDLTTGGAETVTDLTRACEGFLAETAAGRDGLLNLFVPHATAGLALLETGAGSDDDLLTALHHLLPADDRWQHRHGTPGHGRDHVLPALVPPHATLPVLNGRLTLGTWQSVCLVDTNKDNPERQVRLSFLG from the coding sequence ATGTCCACCACCTTCACCACCAGGGTCCTCGACCTCACCACCGGCGGCGCCGAGACCGTCACCGACCTCACCCGCGCCTGCGAGGGCTTCCTCGCCGAGACCGCCGCCGGCCGCGACGGCCTGCTCAACCTCTTCGTCCCCCACGCCACCGCCGGTCTGGCCCTCCTGGAGACGGGCGCCGGAAGCGACGACGACCTCCTCACCGCCCTCCACCACCTCCTCCCGGCCGACGACCGCTGGCAGCACCGCCACGGCACCCCCGGCCACGGCCGCGACCACGTCCTCCCCGCCCTGGTCCCCCCGCACGCGACCCTCCCCGTCCTCAACGGCCGCCTGACGCTGGGAACCTGGCAGTCCGTCTGCCTGGTCGACACGAACAAGGACAACCCGGAGCGCCAGGTGCGGTTGAGCTTCCTGGGCTGA
- a CDS encoding integrase: MRGTTVDEVERRTAAAESANSGVRRLSRVKAATTSPERQREDVLAAAASVAGHIIDSKPSTGRSPSSSPAPRT, from the coding sequence ATGCGCGGTACCACCGTGGACGAGGTCGAGCGGCGTACGGCGGCTGCGGAAAGCGCCAACTCCGGAGTACGCCGGCTGTCACGGGTCAAGGCGGCGACGACGTCGCCGGAGCGGCAGCGCGAAGATGTGCTGGCCGCCGCGGCGTCCGTGGCCGGCCACATCATCGACAGCAAGCCGTCGACGGGGAGGTCGCCCAGTTCCTCGCCGGCACCCCGCACCTGA